One Helicobacter suis HS1 genomic window, AAATGAAAGTGATGCAACCTTTAGTTCTGACCCAACAAAAAGACCTTGTTAACATTAAGGCAGTGGTTTTTGGGGGCGGGTATAGTGCACAGGCAGAAGCACTTAGGCATGGCATTTCTAAAGCACTAGATAGCTATGATAGCGCTTTTAGGGCGATTTTAAAACCTAAGGGTTTATTAACAAGGGATTCTCGTGTGGTTGAGCGGAAAAAATATGGGAAACGCAAGGCAAGACGCAGCCCACAATTCTCCAAACGATAGAGATTTTAGGGGGGTGTACTCCCATTGTGGTTTTCTTGATTCAGACTATAACACTAGTTTAAATCTAGTTAAACACTTCATCAGGG contains:
- the rpsI gene encoding 30S ribosomal protein S9, which codes for MTKFYATGKRKSAIAKVWLWHGKGELDINGMDLDTWLGGHESIKMKVMQPLVLTQQKDLVNIKAVVFGGGYSAQAEALRHGISKALDSYDSAFRAILKPKGLLTRDSRVVERKKYGKRKARRSPQFSKR